The Calliopsis andreniformis isolate RMS-2024a chromosome 10, iyCalAndr_principal, whole genome shotgun sequence nucleotide sequence ACCTCCCGCGAAATTCACGTTTAAATGGCCAATTTCGTAGGAAACCTTGCACCCATTGCATATTCTATCTTTTCCTCTATATTGCCCATTGTACAGAATACAAATGATAACCAAAAATACAAGAACTACAATATTCATCGATTTCAGGTACCTCGCCAGTCAATTGCCTGGATCCAGCTGCAAGTACGTTCGATCACTGAGGGATATACATCTGAGAGTGCCCTTAATACTGCGTATACTCATAAATTAGACTCTAAAAAGCAACTCGCGACAGTTGTACTCTCAAGTGGTCCCGTATCCTTCAGCTATGTCTCCACTAAAGCAAGAAAGAAGAATTTTTTTAGCGTTCCATATATAtcctggaagtcaacgctcgttGCCGAATGTGCCGCCCTAAATCGAAACAGAACTCAAACGTTTTTCAGTGTGGACTTAACTTTTCGCGAGATAAAAACATTTTGGAGCACGCAGCAACCAGAGGCGACAAAATGTTCCTCGTTGCCTCAATGAAGACAGCTTTACAGTCGGTCGTTAACGAGTTGGCGCGGGCCGCCAATTAACCAGGACTAATCGCGTTTAATGGAGGGCCTTCGGTGACGTATGCAGCCGTTCGATTCGGTGCGAGAAACGAACAGTCTGTATCGACCGGTGGGTTGCACTCTGCCCACCTACGTGTTCATGGTGATACCCACGTAAAATGGTACGTCGTGCGCCTAGAAAATGCGTGTGCGACGCGATTCCGTGTCGCGCTCGTGCCCGAGGTAAACGCGATCCTGCCTCCCATCCCGTTCCCTTCCGTTTCTGTTCGGTTCCCTGCCTCTCTCTCGCTCCTGGGCGACCGTGACGGCTAACGAACCCTGGACGCGCGCGTATCGTATCGAGCGGTGGCGCGTACGTTCAGGGGCGTATTACGTGTTACTAAGCGGCGCGGCCGCTTGTATCCAGCCCGCGAATACGACTGGGACTgaggtaaggtaaatgtcccagtagttgacCAGGTCCCAATATCTGAACACTTAAATCTGAACGTTAATTTTATGCGATTTTAGGCTTCAATTCTACTGTATTAGATAATCttgttaaaaataaaaagtagtgtcataaaatagtatccacAGTTCCTGGAACCTCAGGACATACAGTTTTAGATTGTTTACTTACTGGGATGTTTGAGATTTTAAGCGTCTAGGTATTGGGAGATTTACCTTACTTGTCAGGTTTTAATCTTGTGGTACTTTGGATAATCAAGATTGCACTGTACTCTTTTCACTTTAGTTAAAAATAGATTAAATTAGACTTCATTTTTTCAGGTACTTCAAGTTTGATGACTAGGCGATTTTAGTCGCTTTTCTAATAAACCACTGATGGATATTTGATAACTAGATTACAAATCTTTATAGTACAGATTATTGTATATATTTGACagagtttgaaaattgcaaaatcTTCAAAGATCGATTGAATTATTGCAGAAACAGCAAAACGAAATACGAGGTACGCTGTATTACGTATACAATAAGCTGTGCCTGAATACGAGTGTGAGGGGATTTTTCCTACAATCAAGGCTCGTGAAACGAGTGCCTCAAGGAATGCACCGTGAATGAACAGAGCCCCCAAAGAAATCCCTCTGACCCAATCTCCTGGATCGTAGATTGCTCTCGCCATTACGCTTCCGTGCGACGAGCGACATCCTGCGGCCTCGATACTTAACGGGGGTGCGGTATAAATAACTAAAATTCAGATATAAGAACTTTACAGCAATGAATTTTAAAAAACTAATTTTCTGACCTGAGAAATATATTTCAACAAATAATCAGTTTTAGGTCGTTCCAATTGCATCCTGCTCGTTAATTACACCTTGGAAAATTCGAaattgaaacgaataatagtcgtGTCGTGACCTCCGCGTGGATCAACCTTGAAAATCTTCTAAAATGCATCAGGATATTTCTGTCGCGAAACGTGAATGAAATTAGCTCTCGCGCAGGTACGTCTGTGTACGTGAGCTCGTACACAAGGGGTTGCATTGAGGGAAGGTCGACTGGTGGCAGACGGTTTCATCGATTGGCAATGCGGGGGTCGAAGAGTGGGGTTCGTGAACTCCGCAACTATCTGTATGTACTACATAACGTATCGACGACCTCGGCTTTCATGGTCATGGGTAAAAAGGCGATTTTTAATAGATCGCGTGGGATCGACACGAATCTCCTTTCCTTCTCGCCGCAGCCGACTACACGCTCCGTCCAATAACAAAAAAGATACATGTACACATATTCATGAGACTGAGCTTACGAGTCGACTCGTTTTAGGCCCTTCCTTGGACTTCCAATCTCGATGTGGAATCCGATTTTTTCTTCAATTACGATTTTCTCGACGCAACGTGAATCGATAAACAGATTTTGCGGAATACTTATTCCAAAGAGTTTCTCGTTCGCCTTGAAGTGAACCAAACTCGTTCGGGACATGATAAGATGCAAATACTTGTGGAATCTCCCTCGGAGAAGGTATGGATACATAAAATTACGCGCGTCTAATTACAGTAATATGTAATTCGATTTATGTTCTACATTAGAATTCTTTTTTAGATGCTCGACAGTGTTTGTTACCTACCAATAAATAATTCTGATTGAGTTGTATCAGTTAAGTGTTGAAAGCGAATGGGTTGGATAGcagattaatttttctaataatCTGCGTCGCAGCGAAAGACAGGAAATTGTCGAGCAACCATAAGGGAGATGTGCTTGCCACTCGGCAACGAAAAACGCATTGGTACGGCCGATGCGCAGCGGAGTGCATCTGTCAAAACCACGCCCTTGCCCATCCTATCGTATCCCAATGTACATACAGAAACCCACCCGTGACGGGACGCGACATCCAAAATTCCACGAAAAATTCAGCTGGAAATTTACACCGAAACTATGTTACTCTCAATTtgcagaaacattattcgtctaTATCTCATCCCTAAGGTAAATACAAGAAATCTTTCGTAAAAGTTCCATTACTCCAATTTTCTAAAAGATTCGAATGCATTTTCAGATTCAATATGCATGCCAACATCTGACAGAAACTATATGACAATTAATTCTATCCTCCGACTGGCCACCACAGAATAATTCGATTAAAAATATCGCCGATAACCGATCACGGAATAGGTCAGCGCCGAAAAGAGATTCGTAATGCACGGAACGCGTACTGTGATTTGACCACACCCCTCAGTTTTCGATCGCCGAACGAAGTCGATCAATATCAGGACAAAAAGGTATCGGTAAGCTCTTGACCAGCTCGCTGGTCGAAAAGACAGAGAACGACCGCGTATCGAGAACGATCATCTGCATGTAGTTTTCGCAACGTTAAAGTCACACATACAAgcgcgcgcgcacacacacgcaCTCGTATGCACAATCGTTTATCGCCTTTCTTCGAGTCGGTGAAGAAAGCCGGTCGCACGCGAGCTGATAGAACGTTCACTCGGAGAACAAATTTCTTGCATGAAATTGCTGTGTAaaatgtgtgtatgtgtgtgtgtgtattgaAATAACGTATGCGTACATATATATTATAGAAAGAGCACTGACCTGTCAGTTGTCACTGTGAGAGGTAGGCGAGCGCAAGGAACACCGTCCAGCCGAACGTTCAAGGGCAGGAAGGAGACGGTACACTGACTGACCGGCTAGCAATGCCGCGGCACGTAACACCAGGTAACACCAGCGAGCCACTCTTCCCTCTGCTGATCCTACGCTCGCAGTGTTCGGCTCCTCCCCACCACGAATTCCGACTCCGAGCTTCGGCGAATCGCGTTCTCTCATTCACCACCTCCCCTCTATCAGACATCTCCTACCATCCTTTGAACGCTTCCTCCAATCGTCTCCTTGACCGTCATCCGAGGGTAGCTGACTCACCCTTCGCGACGAGAATGATTTCACATTCGTCGCACGAAAAACAAGTCCACGTTCTCTTCAGCGTGAACATGATTTTCTTTTTTGCCTGATTTGTCCCAATAACCGTTAATTTTAGTCAATTTTAGGCTTAAAAATAAAAACGGGTGTCACGAAATGGTATCCTGTTTCTGGGATCATATAATTAAAATATCGGGAAACGCAATTTTAAGTTGTTCATTTACTGGGGTAATTGATATCCTAGGCGTTTAGGTATTGCGATATTTACCTTATATATTTCGCGGCATCTGGTAAATATGAGCATATATCGAGGTTGCTTCAGAATTTGTTTAAGGACAGGGAGCACCGTTGCTATATCAGACAGAGAAAAGAGAGTAGGGTGAAACTTTCAGGGGGTAACGAGCTCGAATGACTCATCGTGTAGTTATCCCAGCTGCATGTCATATGGCAGTCCCGTTGGGTGTTTCCAGTGCTTGGGAATTGTAGGATTTACTGGGGTAGATCGATTTTCTTGGGGACGTGTAAAATGGATACCCTGTGCTATCTTTGAGCTGGGCTAAAATAGTAATCTTAGAGACGCATTGAATATGTTTTCTAAAGTCAAATTGATTTCAACTTCGAATTCGAAATCGCTGTTTCTTTTCAGTTTTGATAAATGTTCGAGTCTaagacttctggctttgaacaaGAATTGAAATTATAGATATGAGTAAAAGTTAATTATTCTATTTCCGCGTTTAATATCTTTCACGCAGCAAAGATATAAAACTAAGAATATTAGAAAGAAATCAGAGATTTAGTGATGTATGATGACTGCTTAAAATGAGAAATAAACGTTTATGCCGATTCGATTCACTCGATTGCACGAACCAAAATGACCTGTGACCATTCGCCTCAAGTTAAGTTACATATACCCCTTCCACTCCACTGAATATTCGAATCCACAGCTCATGCTTGTTATATTTCTAAACTTATAAAAAATCTTTATTTTCCTTATACTAAACATATAAATGTTAAGAATTTACTTCTGTACAAAGTATCGAAAATTGGACTGTTATGAATCACCTCAGTTTCTATCACTGAAAGGATTGTTGTTCCTCTTCGGGACTAAGCGAGCACTCAACATTTTGTTGCGCAACGAAAACGCTCTGCGTCTTTGCCGTCATGTTTCCCTGTGAACAATACCGTTCCAATAATTCTCTGTTGCTGTACTTGTCAATGCACTATACGTACCTGAGTCACTGTAGTGGTAGCGTGGCTACTACTGGACATACAAACAACCACTAACTTCGGTGCGCCACTTTGTATATGCGTTTTCTGTTGGGCGACACTGGTTTGGGCGATCTTCACTTGTTGCTGCTGCGGCTGTTGCTGCGGCTGTTGTTGCgactgttgttgttgctgctgttgctgttgatgTTGATGTTGTATCGTACTTGCATTGATGTTGGTGGCGGTCGGTGTTTGCGACCGTGATTGTAAGATGACAAATTTCTGACCACCGCTAGTTGTTGTTCCGCCAGCAGTCCTGCTTGTACCAAACATTATTGTACGTCCAGTTTGTTGTCCAGGACTGGAACTTGTTACTTCAACAGCAAAAAGGAAATGAGCAAAGATCGGTACAATTAAAGTAGATACAAATAATTTGATATTATACCAAGTAAAATTACCGGCTTGCACAATGGTTTTTCCTGTACAAGTGGGGCCTTGTTGACTTGTCGTTAGGGCTGTCGTTGTTGATGCAGTTGTTGCTAGTGTTGCTGGTTGTGTTCGAGCTTTTGCAACAGCTGCACATAATGCAGGGCCTATATAACCATAATCCTGTTTGTAATCTTCCACGTAATCAGGCGCAGATCGTAACGTCTTCAAAACGGGTGCGACTGCTTTCTATAAAACAGTATAGTATCATTGTATTATGGTATTTCATAATTGCAATAAAGCTGCAAGTAGTAAAACTATTTACCACAATTAAAGTCTTTATATGACCTGCTCCATTTTTATCTACGCTCGACAAACCTGGCCCCTCGATGCATGATTCAATGCGTTCAGAAATTGATTTAATTTTGGGAATGACTAGAGCTTTGATCACTTCTGGACCTAACTCGCACAATCCCTCAATTGCACCATACAGAGACGCTAAAGGAGtctgaaaaaataattattccTTTGCTGTCTTCTAAATTGAccacattttatatttattattaatttaccTGACTGTTTTTAGCCAAGGCTTGACTGAACATTCTAGTAACTCTGGTTTGCACATTATTCGTGGATGTATTGAAGTTCTTGCAAATTTGGGCCATTAGTCGCGAAGCGAAATCACGCAGAGCCCAGTGATTATCTACTTCTGGTCTCATACACAATTGTCGCGAAACTATACAAGTTGCGATGGATGGTATCAGTTCATGTAACTATAAATGTGGACATTAAAATAGTTGAACAAGAGACTCATTATAGATTATAAAACAAGAATACGTACATATTTTTCTAAGTAGAGACTGGGATTATCTAAAAGAGCTTTAACCATGCGCATAAGATAAATAAGAAGCGCGAGATTATTTTGGACGACGTTAACGCGTACACCTTCTGCGATGAATGTGCACATTCGCGCCAACATTTCATGTAAACCAGGATCAGCGGAAAGGGATTGCAGTGCCTCGGCTCTGCGTGCCTCATCCGATCCAACGCAAGCTTCCGTAATTTCTTTATAATATAATTGTTGTTCAACGCTCAGTTCGTGAGTTGCTAATTGCTTCACGTGAACAGTTTCTACATTACGTAATTTTTGACTCTTGCCACCTCCACCTGGTTTTCCAACACCCATGTTTTGATTCTTATTTGCTAGCTTACTCGTTGGATCAACACTCTCCAACTTTTGAACATCtgtttgaatattcagtataatGTTAGTAGCATATAAAAATACTGTAGAACCAAAATCATTACCTTTAGAAACTGGAGGCGGATTCTCTGGAATGGTGGGTTGAACTCCATCTATACAAAGCCAATGGGCACGTAATGTAATTTCTAGAGGTAATTTGGGCCATGTTTGTCCACCAGACATAGATATAACTTCATTAAGATCGATCTCTTTTTCTTCTACAAAATGTAATTCTCTACCACCCCCAGAAGCAAATCGAAATGGTACATGGTCTTTGGCAAAAAATCCATAAGTTGGttcaatatttttcactttcaGGGCATGGTCAATATCATGAGTAGTCATACGTTGGCGTTTACCGTGTCTCATAAATTTAGCAGCATCCTGTCATATGagcataaaaattacaaaatatagTTTCTATAGATGAAACGTGAATGCAATTTATTTTTAACATAATAACATACAAACCTGTATAATTTCTTTAAGTCTGTAACTAACATCCTCAGCTAAATCTTTAGCAGCTTCATCAGGAAAATTTCCGACTCCTATACTTTCTGCGATCACTTTTATTGATTCCTGAGACAATGTGGTCCCATAGATGGATTCGCTTTCATTCATCTTGAAAGTATTTTGTTCGTCGCATTCCATACGATacacaaaatatttatttttctgtgaacttccaagcttattaggaTAATGCACAAATGCACGTCTTTTCTATAGTAATCCTCCACGTATAATATTCATCGTAATTGCGtagctacaaacatcaattgaaaTGTGTGGATTATCACATTTTGTAACAAGAAGTATTGtatcaaaaaatattttaacgtGAACACTGTTAACAAATAATGTATTGTATGTCACTTGCAGACTTTCAATCTTGTTCAACAAAATGTTAACCTAACAAATGGCAACCTACGATCCTTGGCGCTGTTTGGCGCTCAGTGGCGCTCAGTAACTGTTTATGATATGGTATAGTTACGTTTATGGATATTGGATACACAGTACGCTCTGCTGGTGACTGTCAGAACTTCGCGAAGCTTACAAAAAATTATCGATAATGAAGAAAGTGACACTGTATGTATATTGAGTTCTCATGGGACCCATTCGCGCGATCACGGACGGATGGAATGTAAACAAAAGACGATGGGAAAGTAATATGCGTTGTTTATAGATGCAAACATAAGATGATATTAAAGTATTAGAGTGATTCATTTAAATTCTGTTGAAATCATTTTATTACACGTATTTTACATCATATTTTGAAACGTCAATATGATTCCACAAAAGTTACGATTCTGGCCAATTTTTGATCGATTAAAGCCAGAAATGTTATTAAACATCCATATGGTTTTTGTGTATGGtaacgtttctttttttattatattattttgatATATTTTCTTTATGCTTTCATTAAATTTCTTTATGAAACAATAAATGGTTAGTAAGTTTTGATTAGAACATCTTAAGGACTTGTTTCAGGCAAAGGCACAAGTGCTTTAATCGTAACGCATGATAAAATGGTATATGGCCTAGGAAATAACGAATCAGGTTGCCTTGGAATAGGCACTTCGTCTGATACTTGGGTCCCACAGGAAGTTAAAGAATTATGTAATAAAAACATTAAAACCATTGCATGTAATGACCAACTACAGGTTGTAGCTGTCACAGAAGAAGGAGAGGTATTAAAAGTTTgtttattcataaaattaagTTTATAATGATTAAAGGAATTATCAAATTAATTTCATACTAATTAAAAAACACAAATTATGCTTAAGATGTATTCTTGGGGACATGTATCTGGTACCAGCAACGAACAATTGACACCAATCATTCTAAAGTTCGATTGGATTAGAAGACCTATTGTGGATATAGCTTGTGGATCTAGCTTTTTTCTCGCATTGACAAGTGATGGAGAGGTACAGTTTTGAATGAAAAatagctttttatttttttgataATAATTAGTCACATGTTTAGGTATATGTTTGGGGTGAAATGAACTGTCAGCAAATAATTCCTAATAGTAGTACACTATTACGTAATCTAAATGTTGTTTGCATTAGTTGTACCTATAGCTCGATCGTGTTAGTTACAAATAATGGAGAAGTGTATACTAATAAAAACCAACAAGTGGGAAGAAGTAATGTACCATTGAATGCATTTAATATATCCCTACGAAAACTTGAGCGCCCTGATGATATTTTTATAGGTATTGAATCATTATGTGTATAGATAAATGAAAATTTTACTAAATACTAACCATTTGTGTTCACAGAGAAAATAGCCTGTGGATATTCACATACTCTTGCACTGAGTAACCTAGGAGGCCTATATGTTTGGGGTTCCAATACATATGAAGAACTTGGTCTTAACACCTCTAATTTTGGATGTCCTCCAACTGAGGTAATGACATAATAAAATTATACAACTGAAGTAAGAACAATAAATGTTTTACCAGTTAAAACTGAAAGAAATGGGGCAAGTGTTGGACATAGCAGCTTCCTATAAAAGCAACATCAGCATAGCTATGGGAGTATGTAGAAAGGTGTTTATATGGGGTAGGTGTCAAGGGACagcattcaaatctccatttctTACTCCGCTAACATGTTTGCACGACGCTTTCGCGCTTTATTCATCACCCAGAGTTATGCATCAGCCGCTAATCTTTGACGATCGCCAGGAATCTGGTTTACTAGTTCATCTGAGGAAAGCATTCGATGATTCTGTACGTAAAATAATTGTTTTCATCTGAACAATTCTTACTTTAGTACTATTTCTACTTTTTTGTTTTTTAGACTAGTAGCGATCTTACTGTAAAAGTGGAGGGACGATCTATATTTGTCCACAAAAGTGTTTTGAAAATACGATGTCAGTATTTCAGAGCTATGTTCCACGGAGTGTGGGCAGAGAATAATCAGAAGTAAGTTAATTTGTTTAATCTATAAATGGAATTTGTTTATTACACATATATGTTACAGCGTTCTAGAACATGATCAGTTTTCTCACGACGTGTACAAAGCTTTCTTGAAGTACTTATATACGGATGAAGTTGATCTATCTGTAAAAGATGTAGTAGGTAAATATTTTCTCACTATAGTTCACGACCTATTATGCAATTATATGTTTGCCTAAAAAGAACTTGCAGAATTGGCGCATACTTATTGCGAGAACAGGTTGAAGAGGGTTTGCATAGAAATAATGAAAAACAATATTAGTGCAGAgaatgtatctattttgtataccGAAGCTGTTAAATACAACGCTAAGGTAAAGTCTCATGTATTATTTTTCAAAGTATCACcaacatttttaatatattatttatttttaggaATTCGAGGAATACTGTTTGAATTTTACTTTAAAACACATGACTAAGGCGATACTGTCGCCACATTTTTTTGAACTAAATAGATCTCTAATGAAAACTGTTTTGATCAGAGCTGCTGAAGCAGGTGTTTTTAAAACATGATTTATAATCCTTATTCATTTGATCCTGTGATGTATCTAAGAGTACGTTATCTAAGACATTATCTAAGTACATTATCTAAGAGCCACGATCTCGTTGCGATcatttgttttaaataaaattaattgatttttaTAATATGTGTAAATTAATTGCAATTTAAGCAAACCAGGACTTACACAATAACACAGTAACACATCATGTACATTTGTCTCTTGTGTCATAATTTGTGCTTTGTATTCATTCATTATGACCACATCTTTATGCTACATATTTGTGAAAATATGTGTTTAGCCACCTAGTGACGACATCTATGAATTAAAGTTTCTTGCTAAACAATACTTCTGTCGCCATCTAACAGCCATATGTAGGAACTAACTCTCCAGAATAGTCTTACTAATGCCATCTATTGGAATTTTTTTAGCAATAGGTGTCGTcgctaaaaatttgaaagttgtaCATAGGCGTCACTTTCTTCATGTGCATTTTATGAAAGCGTTAGTTCGAAAATTCTCGCTAGATGGCTAGGTATTTTGCGGTTTATATTTTGACCAAATTGTTTAAATCCTTTTTTGCAatgaataatcatatttatactTTATAAATACCACGGAGTCTCAGATTGtctataaacaaataaataaatagactAATACTAATAAATAAACTTATAACTTCATAAGCTAGATTTTGTTACTAAATATTATACCTATGATTCCTTTATACAATtcctatgataatcactgacttttaaaataaagaattataTCCTGAAAATATTGAAGGCAATTTGCTGAAGGCGTTGCTGTTATCAGAAACGAGACCTGCGCACACTTTTCTATcgtaaattaaataaatatgaaatGGAAGTACCGTCAGTAATCGTCGGTCAACATGTCCTAACTCATACGTGGACCATACGACTCTTGAAAATGTTAAAACACAAATCTAGAAGAATGGAAAAGTAACAGATACTCGGTATTAATATTTTTGCAGTTTATTTGCAATTTGTTCGTATAATTGGTAACTGATTTCGGATAACTAGTACTAAAAACCTAAACAACGTATGAAACTTTATACATAGCTGATTACTTTAAGAGTGCTAAGGCAGCTATATACAGTATAACGCGTTGAACCACGAGACTGAGTCGACCTTATTACACGTCGTATCGAATCGAGATCGAGCTTCCTCTATACGTGGTTCAAGCGTTCCGAAAGGAAGATTGGATTTCTTCGCGTTATTTCCACATCTCTTCATCGTTTGCTCCTGCTTCCTTTGATTAATAATACCTAGTTACGCGTTACCCTTTTACTATTGATTGAGGCGCAGAGAGAAATATGAACCAAAATTATTTCAACCACCGAGAGGTCGAAATACATTTCTCTTTTTGCATGGAAGGTGAACTGCTGTGAGAAAATTGTAGAAAAATGTTCCACTGAAATTAGAACGCGTAAGAAGGGTAGCACACGCATGACGCCATTCACGCGAGACAATAAGTCGTCGAACATCCAATTCCTTTTTAGCACTTTTGTGAACGGTAGGGGGAGGTGAGTTGGGGAAAAGACGCAGTGGCACTCGTGCGACTCGATGCCCAAGCATTTCTTGTAACTATACAATGATGCAACGAACGCTTGACACCGAATCCCGCGGTTCCCCCAACATATCTCCGTGCAGGAAAACTGAAAAGGACAAAGTATTGCACCGTACAGTGTCTGCAGAATCCACGCTAATACCTTATCGCTCGAACTTATAGTATCGTTTAAACAATACAATTATATACAAGAGGACATGTATACAAATTCATTACACGGTTGCGTTTTATCGTAACAAAACATTTTTACAAAATAATTGCGAGCATTCTTCGTTAGGAAACGTTAACAAAATCCCTCCTTAATAAATTCTcgaagtataaaaggaatactttcgCGTGAAGAAAAGAATACTATCGAATGACCACTTCGCggtacattttcatcgatgcttTTGATTCGGGGATATTCTTTCTTAGATCAATCACGATCGGCTGGAAACACACTTACGCGACAACAGAGAGGAACGTTCAGAATTGTCTTCTCGCTGAACTCTCTTTCACGAAAGTTAGAATTACGAGGAAGCCACTAGGAACGAGAACGGAAAATCGTTAACGGAAATCGAAGAACGTGCACAACAACAATTAAGGCCCATCGTGGCATTACCGCGCGTGGAACAGTTCCGAATTTCTATTCCATTTGACCGCACACACACCACTTTTACACATAGATTCACGGCTatcctaaaagtatttttaTACAGACGCGTCTCTCGTTCGCCCGTCTTTTGTTCAACCTTTTCTCCCAAGTACGTCCTTCTACTCgtttataatattattaacgtGCTCTTATATAAACGTATTCTAATATATACAAATTACATAAAAGTATGCGTGGTTCGGGACATTTTGGTACCGTGTACGTCACTCGTACGCATAACGTTCGATACCGAATTTCGGTATTCATCCTCCAGATGTACAGGCTGCCGAGCAATAGTATGTACCAGAGATATCGTGAAATTCATGCGTTGCATTTTAAGAAAAATAAGAAGGACAAATTGTACGCGttgcaatttcaatcctctgccATCGAAGATCGATAAATAGAATCTGTAGAAAACGGGAAGAAAAATTTGAACTTGAATTCTCAAGTGATGAGCAACCCTTGCCCCTTGAAAATCAGAGGGTTACTCTTTCTTAACAGCCTGTACGCGATACGAATATTCCAGGAAATCCTAGAGAAACATCCAACAAATCCACCCACTGACGTGACCTTTTGCGCTCTTTGGAAATCCATTCATTCTTTTCTCTATTCTTCCATCGTTCGGAAGGCGGCCGAACGACCAAGTTCAATCTCTTCGATAGCTTTGGCTCTCTCCAAGCTCCAGAACAGAGAAGAAGCAGAACTATCGACAAACGCAAGCTGCATTACCAAAAACATCACAAGTGTGCCAGAACCCGAAATTGTCGAGGCAGGTCAAGAATCTTGCTCAGTATCGAGTCGAGATTTCCGAAAATTTCATGAACCCAAATCACATTTCAAGATGGCCTCTTTTCAAATACGACTATCTCTGATATTCAGCAATTACAGCAGTGTCAACATTTCATTTCAAATATCAGTCCTCCTGAAACATGACTCAGGTTCACAAAATCCTCAAAAATCCCCGCAGTCTTTAATCACCACTAGAGAATCTCCTCTCAACCCATCCCAAGCATGGAGTCCTCGACATTTCCCAGTTCTCGCACTGTTCTAAAGAACACGTTCCAAAAAAGCGCAGCCGCTGGAGGAAGGCTCTGCTTTCGAGTGTTCGGTACCAAACACATCCTTCGCGCCCCGAGGCCGAGCAGCCGAGCAGCTGTCTCGGTCGACGCGCAATCGGAGCGTTGCCATAGCTGTATGGAGTAAGTCTCCACCGTCCAAGTTCTAGGTTCATCCTCGCCGTGGTTCCTCTTGTGTGCCGCGAAGCCGTCTGCCCTTATCATCGTCGCTGTGGCTGCTGGTGGTCGAGCCAGGCGCGAC carries:
- the LOC143184332 gene encoding RCC1 and BTB domain-containing protein 1-like isoform X4; its protein translation is MIPQKLRFWPIFDRLKPEMLLNIHMVFVYGKGTSALIVTHDKMVYGLGNNESGCLGIGTSSDTWVPQEVKELCNKNIKTIACNDQLQVVAVTEEGEMYSWGHVSGTSNEQLTPIILKFDWIRRPIVDIACGSSFFLALTSDGEVYVWGEMNCQQIIPNSSTLLRNLNVVCISCTYSSIVLVTNNGEVYTNKNQQVGRSNVPLNAFNISLRKLERPDDIFIEKIACGYSHTLALSNLGGLYVWGSNTYEELGLNTSNFGCPPTELKLKEMGQVLDIAASYKSNISIAMGVCRKVFIWGRCQGTAFKSPFLTPLTCLHDAFALYSSPRVMHQPLIFDDRQESGLLVHLRKAFDDSTSSDLTVKVEGRSIFVHKSVLKIRCQYFRAMFHGVWAENNQNVLEHDQFSHDVYKAFLKYLYTDEVDLSVKDVVG
- the LOC143184332 gene encoding RCC1 and BTB domain-containing protein 1-like isoform X2 translates to MIPQKLRFWPIFDRLKPEMLLNIHMVFVYGKGTSALIVTHDKMVYGLGNNESGCLGIGTSSDTWVPQEVKELCNKNIKTIACNDQLQVVAVTEEGEMYSWGHVSGTSNEQLTPIILKFDWIRRPIVDIACGSSFFLALTSDGEVYVWGEMNCQQIIPNSSTLLRNLNVVCISCTYSSIVLVTNNGEVYTNKNQQVGRSNVPLNAFNISLRKLERPDDIFIEKIACGYSHTLALSNLGGLYVWGSNTYEELGLNTSNFGCPPTELKLKEMGQVLDIAASYKSNISIAMGVCRKVFIWGRCQGTAFKSPFLTPLTCLHDAFALYSSPRVMHQPLIFDDRQESGLLVHLRKAFDDSTSSDLTVKVEGRSIFVHKSVLKIRCQYFRAMFHGVWAENNQNVLEHDQFSHDVYKAFLKYLYTDEVDLSVKDVVELAHTYCENRLKRVCIEIMKNNISAENVSILYTEAVKYNAKEFEEYCLNFTLKHMTKAILSPHFFELNRSLMKTVLIRAAEAGVFKT
- the LOC143184332 gene encoding RCC1 and BTB domain-containing protein 1-like isoform X1 gives rise to the protein MIPQKLRFWPIFDRLKPEMLLNIHMVFVYGKGTSALIVTHDKMVYGLGNNESGCLGIGTSSDTWVPQEVKELCNKNIKTIACNDQLQVVAVTEEGEMYSWGHVSGTSNEQLTPIILKFDWIRRPIVDIACGSSFFLALTSDGEVYVWGEMNCQQIIPNSSTLLRNLNVVCISCTYSSIVLVTNNGEVYTNKNQQVGRSNVPLNAFNISLRKLERPDDIFIEKIACGYSHTLALSNLGGLYVWGSNTYEELGLNTSNFGCPPTELKLKEMGQVLDIAASYKSNISIAMGVCRKVFIWGRCQGTAFKSPFLTPLTCLHDAFALYSSPRVMHQPLIFDDRQESGLLVHLRKAFDDSTSSDLTVKVEGRSIFVHKSVLKIRCQYFRAMFHGVWAENNQNVLEHDQFSHDVYKAFLKYLYTDEVDLSVKDVVELAELAHTYCENRLKRVCIEIMKNNISAENVSILYTEAVKYNAKEFEEYCLNFTLKHMTKAILSPHFFELNRSLMKTVLIRAAEAGVFKT